Proteins encoded together in one Pseudomonas sp. TCU-HL1 window:
- a CDS encoding polyamine ABC transporter substrate-binding protein has product MPRLLAPLLLALLPALAQAEDQIHVYNWNDYIAPEVLEEFQKETGIKVEYHTFSSADELDKALASGEPIDIAVPSHNDLPRLIKEGRLQPLDFSRLPNRQHLDKQLLSKLAAMDPNNQHAVPYLWGAVGLAVNMPLAEKAFGGPLPHSWSLLFDAGQSARLGQCGISLLDAPDETLAVLLNYQGRNLARSAPSRLKRSAETLTALRPHLRYIDGERYIADLNAGNLCVAMAWVGDALNAAAAGQPVTFMVPDEGSVVFIDNMVIPTSANRADLAHQFIDFMLRPQVAAKVTSATLYPSGNADARQYLDESLRNQPGLYPDKETKRRLFPVEPVPEKLSTTRDEVWTAFREGK; this is encoded by the coding sequence ATGCCCCGCTTGCTCGCCCCGCTGTTGCTCGCATTGCTCCCCGCACTGGCCCAGGCCGAAGACCAGATTCACGTTTACAACTGGAACGACTACATCGCCCCCGAGGTGCTGGAAGAGTTCCAGAAAGAGACCGGTATCAAGGTCGAGTACCACACCTTCAGCAGCGCCGATGAACTGGACAAGGCACTGGCCAGCGGCGAGCCGATCGACATCGCGGTCCCCTCGCACAACGACCTACCCCGGCTGATCAAGGAAGGTCGTCTGCAGCCCCTGGATTTCTCCCGGCTACCCAATCGCCAGCACCTGGACAAACAGCTCCTGAGCAAGCTGGCAGCCATGGACCCGAACAACCAGCATGCCGTGCCCTACCTCTGGGGCGCGGTGGGCCTCGCGGTGAACATGCCGCTAGCGGAGAAAGCCTTCGGCGGCCCGCTGCCCCATAGCTGGAGCCTGCTGTTCGACGCCGGACAGAGCGCGCGCCTTGGCCAGTGCGGCATCAGCCTGCTGGACGCCCCTGACGAAACCCTCGCCGTGCTGCTCAACTACCAGGGTCGCAACCTGGCTCGCAGCGCGCCGAGCCGGCTCAAGCGCAGTGCCGAAACCCTCACCGCCCTGCGCCCACACCTGCGCTATATCGACGGTGAGCGCTATATCGCCGACCTCAACGCCGGCAACCTCTGCGTCGCCATGGCCTGGGTCGGTGACGCCCTGAACGCCGCCGCGGCCGGCCAGCCAGTGACCTTCATGGTTCCGGACGAAGGCTCGGTGGTCTTCATCGACAACATGGTGATCCCCACCAGCGCCAACCGCGCCGACCTCGCACACCAGTTCATCGACTTCATGCTGCGTCCGCAGGTAGCGGCAAAGGTCACCAGCGCCACGCTCTATCCGAGCGGTAACGCCGACGCCCGCCAGTACCTGGACGAATCCCTGCGCAACCAGCCTGGCCTCTACCCGGACAAGGAAACCAAGCGCCGCCTGTTCCCCGTAGAGCCCGTACCGGAGAAGCTCAGCACGACCCGCGACGAGGTGTGGACGGCGTTCCGCGAAGGCAAGTAG
- a CDS encoding TOBE domain-containing protein — MTIKAINVRNQFKGTIKEIIEGPVLSEIDVQTAAGIVTSVITTRSVRELELGIGSEVIAFVKSTEVSIAKL, encoded by the coding sequence ATGACCATCAAAGCCATCAACGTCCGCAACCAGTTCAAGGGCACCATCAAGGAAATCATCGAAGGCCCGGTGCTCTCCGAGATCGACGTGCAGACCGCCGCCGGCATCGTCACCTCCGTGATCACCACCCGCTCCGTGCGCGAGTTGGAGCTGGGCATCGGCTCCGAGGTGATCGCCTTCGTGAAATCCACCGAGGTGTCTATCGCCAAGCTGTAA
- a CDS encoding sulfonate ABC transporter substrate-binding protein, protein MRTITLRRSLAALFAAALAFGAITQAQAETLRIGYQKYGTLVLLKAKGTLEKRLADQGIEVKWTEFPGGPQLLEGLNVGSIDFGVTGETPPVFAQAAGADLLYVAFEPPAPQSEAILVPKGSPIQSVKELAGKKVALNKGSNVHYLLVRALEDAGLKYSDIQPVYLPPADARAAFERGSVDAWVIWDPFQAAAEKQLEARTLRNGEGLVDNHQFYLATRTYAQKHPQVINTLIEEVRAVGEDSKADPDKVTEQVAPLLGLPKDITSIAVKRQGYGAQPLSPEVVTAQQKIADTFTALKLIPKKLSIADVIWTPPAKVAQQ, encoded by the coding sequence ATGCGCACTATCACTTTGCGTCGGAGCCTGGCTGCCCTGTTTGCGGCTGCCCTGGCTTTCGGCGCCATCACTCAAGCACAGGCCGAAACCCTGCGGATCGGCTACCAGAAGTACGGCACCCTGGTGCTGCTCAAGGCCAAGGGCACGCTGGAGAAACGCCTGGCTGACCAGGGCATCGAGGTGAAATGGACCGAGTTCCCCGGCGGCCCGCAGCTGCTGGAAGGCCTCAATGTGGGTTCCATCGACTTCGGCGTAACCGGCGAGACGCCTCCGGTGTTCGCCCAGGCCGCTGGCGCCGACCTGCTCTACGTGGCCTTTGAACCGCCGGCTCCGCAGAGCGAAGCGATCCTGGTGCCCAAGGGTTCGCCCATCCAGTCGGTGAAGGAACTGGCCGGCAAGAAGGTCGCGCTGAACAAGGGCTCCAACGTGCACTACCTGCTGGTGCGTGCGCTGGAGGATGCCGGCCTGAAGTACAGCGACATCCAGCCCGTCTATCTGCCCCCGGCCGACGCCCGTGCCGCCTTCGAGCGTGGCAGCGTGGATGCCTGGGTGATCTGGGACCCCTTCCAGGCCGCCGCCGAGAAGCAACTGGAAGCCCGCACCCTGCGCAATGGCGAAGGGCTTGTGGATAACCATCAGTTCTACCTGGCCACTCGCACCTATGCGCAGAAGCATCCGCAGGTGATCAACACGCTGATCGAGGAAGTGCGCGCCGTGGGCGAGGACTCCAAGGCCGATCCGGACAAGGTCACCGAACAGGTTGCGCCGCTGCTGGGCCTGCCCAAGGACATCACCTCCATCGCGGTGAAGCGCCAGGGCTACGGTGCCCAGCCGCTGAGCCCAGAGGTCGTCACCGCGCAGCAGAAAATCGCCGACACCTTCACTGCGCTGAAGCTGATCCCGAAAAAACTCAGCATTGCCGACGTGATCTGGACGCCGCCCGCGAAGGTCGCGCAGCAGTAA
- a CDS encoding peroxiredoxin gives MSIRLGDIAPDFEQDSSEGRIRFHEWLGSNWGVLFSHPADFTPVCTTELGFTAKLKDEFAARGVKAIALSVDPVDSHHRWIEDINDTQGTLVNFPIIADADRQVSDLYDLIHPNANDTLTVRSLFIIDPNKKVRLTITYPASTGRNFNEILRVIDSLQLTDHHKVATPANWQDGDDVVIVPSLKDEDEIRQRFPRGYKAVRPYLRLTPQPNR, from the coding sequence ATGAGTATCCGCCTCGGCGACATCGCCCCCGACTTCGAACAGGATTCCAGCGAAGGCCGCATCCGCTTCCACGAATGGCTGGGCAGCAACTGGGGCGTGCTGTTCTCGCACCCTGCCGACTTCACCCCGGTGTGCACCACCGAGCTCGGCTTCACCGCCAAGCTGAAGGATGAGTTCGCCGCTCGCGGGGTCAAGGCAATCGCCCTTTCCGTCGACCCGGTGGATTCCCACCACCGCTGGATCGAGGACATCAACGACACCCAGGGCACCCTGGTGAATTTCCCGATCATCGCCGACGCCGACCGCCAGGTGTCCGACCTGTACGACCTGATCCACCCGAACGCCAACGACACCCTTACCGTGCGTTCGCTGTTCATCATTGACCCGAACAAGAAGGTGCGCCTGACCATCACCTACCCGGCCAGCACCGGGCGCAACTTCAACGAAATCCTGCGGGTGATCGATTCCCTGCAGCTGACCGACCATCACAAGGTCGCCACCCCGGCCAACTGGCAGGACGGCGACGATGTGGTGATCGTGCCCTCGCTCAAGGATGAAGACGAGATTCGCCAGCGCTTCCCGCGCGGCTACAAGGCGGTCCGGCCGTACCTGCGCCTGACACCGCAACCCAACCGCTGA
- the aguA gene encoding agmatine deiminase, which produces MNTLNSLPRDDGFRMPAEWEPHTRTWMVWPERPDNWRLGGKPAQAAFTAVAKAIARFEPVTVCVSATQYENARARLDKPNIRVVEISTDDAWVRDTGPTFVVNHNGDVRGVDWTFNAWGGFDGGLYFPWNRDDQVARKILEIEGCKRYRTDGFVLEGGSIHVDGEGTLITTEECLLNKNRNPHLSREQIEAVLREQLAVQTVIWLPDGLYNDETDGHVDNFCCYVRPGEVLLAWTDDPHDPNFPRCQAAMKVLEHARDAKGRQLVVHKMPIPGPIYATEEECAGVDLVEGTQERDPSIRLAGSYVNFLIVNGGIVAPKFDDAKDATAEAILKRLFPQHEVVMVPGREILLGGGNIHCITQQQPAPQKR; this is translated from the coding sequence ATGAACACACTTAACAGCCTCCCCCGCGACGACGGCTTCCGCATGCCCGCCGAGTGGGAACCCCATACCCGCACCTGGATGGTCTGGCCGGAGCGCCCCGACAACTGGCGCCTTGGCGGCAAGCCCGCCCAAGCGGCTTTCACCGCCGTGGCCAAGGCCATCGCCCGCTTCGAGCCGGTGACCGTCTGCGTCTCCGCCACCCAGTACGAGAACGCCCGCGCGCGCCTCGACAAGCCGAACATCCGCGTGGTGGAAATCAGCACCGACGACGCCTGGGTCCGTGATACCGGCCCGACCTTCGTGGTCAACCACAATGGCGACGTTCGCGGCGTGGACTGGACCTTCAACGCCTGGGGCGGCTTCGATGGCGGCCTCTACTTCCCCTGGAACCGCGACGACCAGGTAGCGCGCAAGATCCTCGAGATCGAAGGCTGCAAGCGCTACCGCACCGACGGCTTCGTGCTGGAAGGCGGCTCCATCCACGTGGACGGCGAAGGCACCCTGATCACCACCGAAGAATGCCTGTTGAACAAGAACCGCAACCCGCACCTCTCCCGCGAGCAAATCGAGGCGGTGCTGCGCGAGCAGCTGGCGGTGCAAACCGTGATCTGGCTGCCGGACGGCCTCTACAACGACGAGACCGACGGCCACGTGGACAACTTCTGCTGCTACGTGCGCCCGGGCGAAGTCCTGCTGGCCTGGACCGATGACCCGCACGACCCGAACTTCCCGCGCTGCCAAGCCGCCATGAAGGTGCTGGAGCACGCTCGTGACGCCAAGGGCCGCCAGCTGGTGGTGCACAAGATGCCGATCCCCGGCCCGATCTACGCCACCGAGGAAGAATGCGCGGGCGTGGACCTGGTGGAAGGCACCCAGGAACGCGATCCGTCGATCCGCCTGGCCGGCTCCTACGTGAACTTCCTGATCGTCAACGGCGGCATCGTTGCGCCGAAGTTCGATGATGCGAAGGACGCCACGGCCGAAGCCATCCTCAAGCGCCTCTTCCCGCAGCACGAAGTGGTGATGGTGCCCGGCCGCGAGATCCTCCTCGGCGGCGGCAACATCCACTGCATCACCCAGCAGCAGCCGGCGCCGCAAAAGCGCTGA
- a CDS encoding glutamine synthetase family protein — MSVPPRAVQLQEANEFLKEHPEVQFVDLLIADMNGVVRGKRIERASLTKVYEKGINLPASIFALDINGSTVESTGLGLDIGDADRICYPIPDTLSDEPWQKRPTAQLLMTMHEVEGEGDPFFADPREVLRRMVGKFDELGLTICAAFELEFYLIDQENINGRPQPPRSPISGKRPQSTQVYLIDDLDEYADCLQDILEGAKVQGIPADAIVKESAPAQFEVNLHHVEDALKACDYAVLLKRLIKNIAYDHEMDTTFMAKPYPGQAGNGLHVHISLIDKKTGKNIFAADDPEQNAALRHAVGGVLETMPASMGFLCPNVNSYRRFGAQFYVPNAPSWGLDNRTVAVRVPTGSADAVRIEHRVAGADANPYLMMSAILAGIHHGLTNKIEPGAPIEGNSYEQLEQSLPNNLRDALRELDDSEILAKYISPDYIDIFVACKESELEEFEHSISDLEYNWYLHTV, encoded by the coding sequence ATGTCGGTACCCCCGCGTGCCGTTCAGCTTCAAGAAGCGAACGAGTTCCTTAAGGAGCATCCTGAGGTCCAGTTCGTCGACCTGTTGATTGCAGATATGAATGGAGTGGTACGAGGCAAGCGAATCGAACGCGCCAGCCTGACCAAAGTCTACGAGAAAGGCATCAACCTCCCCGCTTCGATCTTCGCTCTCGATATCAATGGTTCCACCGTCGAAAGCACCGGCCTTGGCCTGGACATCGGCGACGCAGACCGCATCTGCTATCCCATCCCCGACACCCTCAGTGACGAGCCCTGGCAGAAGCGCCCGACCGCGCAGCTGCTGATGACCATGCACGAGGTCGAAGGCGAAGGTGACCCCTTCTTTGCCGACCCGCGTGAAGTCCTGCGCCGTATGGTGGGGAAATTCGACGAGCTTGGCCTGACCATCTGCGCCGCGTTCGAACTGGAGTTCTACCTGATCGACCAGGAGAACATCAACGGCCGCCCGCAGCCGCCGCGTTCCCCTATTTCCGGCAAGCGTCCGCAGTCCACCCAGGTTTACCTGATCGACGACCTCGACGAGTACGCCGACTGCCTGCAGGACATCCTCGAAGGCGCCAAGGTCCAGGGCATCCCGGCCGACGCGATCGTCAAGGAAAGCGCCCCGGCCCAGTTCGAAGTCAACCTGCACCATGTCGAAGACGCCCTCAAGGCCTGCGACTATGCCGTACTGCTCAAGCGCCTGATCAAAAACATCGCCTACGACCATGAGATGGATACCACCTTCATGGCCAAGCCCTATCCGGGGCAGGCAGGCAACGGTCTGCACGTGCACATTTCGCTGATCGACAAGAAGACTGGCAAGAACATCTTCGCTGCCGATGATCCCGAGCAGAACGCCGCTTTGCGCCATGCAGTCGGCGGTGTGCTCGAGACCATGCCCGCGTCCATGGGCTTCCTGTGCCCGAACGTGAACTCCTACCGCCGCTTCGGCGCACAGTTCTATGTGCCGAATGCGCCGAGCTGGGGCCTGGACAACCGCACCGTGGCCGTCCGCGTACCTACTGGCAGTGCGGATGCCGTGCGCATCGAACACCGCGTGGCCGGTGCCGACGCCAACCCCTACCTGATGATGTCGGCCATCCTGGCGGGTATTCACCACGGCCTGACCAACAAGATCGAGCCGGGTGCGCCCATCGAAGGCAACTCCTACGAGCAGCTGGAACAGAGCCTGCCGAACAACCTGCGCGACGCGCTGCGCGAGTTGGACGACAGCGAAATCCTGGCCAAGTACATCAGCCCGGATTACATCGACATCTTCGTCGCCTGTAAGGAAAGCGAGCTGGAGGAGTTCGAGCACTCCATCTCCGACCTCGAGTACAACTGGTACCTGCATACCGTGTAA
- the aguB gene encoding N-carbamoylputrescine amidase, translating into MSRIVTVAATQMACSWNRAANIANAEKLVRQAAAKGAQIILIQELFETPYFCQKPNPDYLQLATPTETNEAIAHFQNVARELQVVLPISYFEQAGRARFNSIAIIDADGANLGVYRKSHIPDGPGYHEKYYFNPGDTGFKVWNTRYAKIGVGICWDQWFPEAARSMALLGAEILFYPTAIGSEPHDTNITSRDHWQRVQQGHAGANLMPLVASNRIGKEEQDGYDITFYGSSFIADQFGAKVEELNETEEGILVHSFDLDKLEHVRSAWGVFRDRRPNLYSPIKTLDGSLES; encoded by the coding sequence ATGTCCCGCATCGTTACCGTCGCCGCCACCCAGATGGCCTGTTCCTGGAATCGCGCCGCGAACATCGCCAACGCCGAGAAGCTAGTCCGCCAGGCCGCTGCCAAGGGCGCCCAGATCATCCTGATCCAGGAACTCTTCGAGACCCCCTACTTCTGCCAGAAGCCGAATCCGGACTACCTGCAGCTGGCGACACCGACCGAGACCAACGAGGCCATCGCGCACTTCCAGAACGTCGCCCGCGAGCTGCAAGTCGTGCTGCCCATCAGCTACTTCGAGCAGGCCGGCCGCGCGCGCTTCAACAGCATCGCCATCATCGATGCCGACGGTGCCAACCTGGGCGTCTACCGCAAGAGCCACATCCCGGACGGCCCCGGCTACCACGAGAAGTACTACTTCAACCCCGGCGACACCGGCTTCAAGGTTTGGAACACCCGCTACGCCAAGATCGGCGTGGGCATCTGCTGGGACCAGTGGTTCCCGGAAGCCGCGCGCAGCATGGCCCTGCTGGGTGCCGAAATCCTCTTCTACCCGACCGCCATCGGCAGCGAGCCGCATGACACCAACATCACCTCCCGCGACCACTGGCAACGCGTCCAGCAGGGCCATGCCGGCGCCAACCTGATGCCGCTGGTGGCCTCCAACCGCATTGGCAAGGAAGAGCAGGACGGCTACGACATCACCTTCTACGGCTCCTCCTTCATCGCTGACCAGTTCGGCGCCAAGGTCGAGGAACTGAACGAGACCGAAGAAGGCATCCTGGTGCACAGCTTCGACCTGGACAAACTCGAGCACGTGCGCAGCGCCTGGGGTGTGTTCCGCGACCGCCGCCCGAACCTATACTCCCCGATCAAGACCCTGGACGGCTCCCTCGAGTCGTAA
- the ssuD gene encoding FMNH2-dependent alkanesulfonate monooxygenase, with product MSLNIFWFLPTHGDGHYLGTSEGARAVDHGYLQQIAQAADRLGFGGVLIPTGRSCEDSWLVAASLIPVTQRLKFLVALRPGIISPTVAARQAATLDRLSGGRALFNLVTGGDPDELAADGLHLNHEERYEASVEFTRIWRRVLEGETVDYDGKHIQVKGAKLFYPPLQQPRPPLYFGGSSEAAQDLAAEQVELYLTWGEPPAAVKEKIEQVRVKAAKQGRTVRFGIRLHVIVRETNEAAWAAADRLIENLDDATIAKAQAAFARFDSVGQQRMAALHNGRRDKLEVSPNLWAGVGLVRGGAGTALVGDGPTVAARVKEYADLGIDTFIFSGYPHLEESYRVAELLFPHLDVARPRTNDGLGFVSPFGEMVANEALPEAKLHTLASQS from the coding sequence ATGAGCTTGAACATCTTCTGGTTCCTGCCGACCCACGGCGACGGCCACTACCTCGGCACATCCGAAGGTGCCCGCGCCGTTGACCACGGCTACCTGCAACAGATCGCCCAGGCGGCCGACCGCCTCGGTTTCGGCGGCGTACTGATCCCCACCGGGCGTTCCTGCGAGGATTCCTGGCTGGTGGCAGCTTCGCTGATCCCCGTGACCCAGCGCCTGAAGTTCCTCGTGGCCCTGCGCCCCGGGATCATTTCGCCGACCGTGGCGGCGCGTCAGGCGGCGACCCTGGATCGCCTGTCCGGTGGCCGCGCGCTGTTCAACCTGGTGACCGGCGGCGACCCGGACGAACTGGCCGCCGACGGCCTGCACCTGAACCATGAGGAACGTTACGAAGCCTCGGTGGAGTTCACCCGCATCTGGCGCCGCGTGCTGGAGGGCGAAACCGTCGACTACGACGGCAAGCACATCCAGGTGAAGGGCGCCAAATTGTTCTACCCCCCGCTGCAGCAACCGCGTCCGCCGCTGTACTTCGGGGGCTCCTCCGAAGCGGCCCAGGACCTCGCGGCCGAGCAGGTGGAGCTCTACCTGACCTGGGGCGAGCCGCCGGCAGCGGTGAAGGAGAAAATCGAACAGGTACGCGTCAAGGCCGCCAAACAGGGCCGCACCGTGCGCTTCGGCATCCGCCTGCATGTGATCGTGCGCGAAACCAATGAAGCCGCCTGGGCGGCTGCCGACCGCCTCATCGAGAACCTAGATGACGCGACCATCGCCAAGGCCCAGGCTGCCTTCGCCCGCTTCGATTCGGTGGGCCAGCAGCGCATGGCCGCCCTGCACAATGGTCGCCGCGACAAGCTGGAAGTCAGCCCCAACCTTTGGGCCGGCGTCGGCCTGGTACGTGGCGGTGCTGGCACCGCGCTGGTGGGAGACGGCCCGACCGTGGCCGCGCGGGTGAAGGAATACGCCGACCTCGGCATCGACACCTTCATCTTCTCCGGCTACCCGCACCTGGAAGAGTCCTACCGCGTCGCCGAACTGCTGTTCCCCCACCTCGACGTGGCCCGTCCGCGCACCAACGATGGCCTGGGCTTCGTCAGCCCCTTCGGCGAGATGGTGGCCAATGAGGCCCTGCCCGAGGCCAAGCTGCACACGCTGGCATCGCAGAGCTGA
- the ssuB gene encoding aliphatic sulfonates ABC transporter ATP-binding protein gives MNAALQTPQRLKRGIPLALRGIGKAFGEREVLKGIDLLIPAGQFVAVVGRSGCGKSTLLRLLAGLDRPSRGELLAGSAPLEDAREDTRLMFQDARLLPWKRVIDNVGLGLSGDWRPRALEALEAVGLADRAHEWPAALSGGQKQRVALARALIHQPRLLLLDEPLGALDALTRIEMQQLIERLWQQHGFTVLLVTHDVSEAVAVADRVILIEEGAIGLDLAVELHRPRARGSARLAALEAEVLDRVLALPPAPPEPEPVSPLSTQLRWAL, from the coding sequence ATGAACGCCGCATTGCAGACTCCACAACGCCTCAAGCGCGGCATTCCGCTGGCGCTGCGTGGCATCGGCAAAGCCTTTGGCGAGCGCGAGGTGCTCAAGGGCATCGACCTGCTGATTCCCGCCGGCCAGTTCGTTGCCGTGGTCGGTCGCAGCGGTTGCGGCAAGAGCACTCTGCTGCGTCTGCTGGCAGGGTTGGACAGGCCTTCCCGTGGCGAGTTGCTGGCCGGCTCGGCGCCGCTGGAAGACGCCCGCGAAGACACCCGGCTGATGTTCCAGGACGCACGTTTGCTGCCCTGGAAACGGGTGATCGATAACGTCGGTCTGGGCTTGTCCGGCGACTGGCGCCCGCGTGCCCTGGAAGCCCTCGAAGCAGTGGGCCTGGCCGACCGTGCGCATGAGTGGCCGGCGGCGCTGTCCGGTGGCCAGAAACAGCGCGTGGCCCTGGCCCGCGCGTTGATTCACCAGCCGCGCTTGCTATTGCTGGATGAACCGCTCGGCGCCTTGGATGCGCTGACCCGTATCGAGATGCAGCAGCTCATCGAGCGCCTCTGGCAGCAACATGGCTTCACCGTGCTGCTGGTCACCCATGACGTCAGTGAGGCTGTGGCCGTTGCCGACCGGGTGATCCTGATCGAAGAGGGCGCCATCGGCCTGGACCTCGCCGTCGAACTGCATCGCCCACGAGCCCGTGGCTCGGCACGCCTGGCCGCGCTGGAAGCCGAAGTGCTGGACCGGGTGCTGGCGCTGCCGCCGGCCCCTCCGGAACCCGAACCCGTTTCCCCCCTGTCCACGCAGTTGCGCTGGGCGCTTTGA
- a CDS encoding TetR/AcrR family transcriptional regulator: MSRTATARKPRASSQLRIAAILDAARALLAEQGVANLSIYSVAERAEMPPSSVYHFFSSVPAILEALTADIHADFRACLQQPIAHGGLRQWHDLSRVVEERMLSIYAGDAAARQLILAQHGLTEVTQADRQHDIELGRLMHALFERHFELPVLPEDVDVFALAMELGDRVYARSVQLHGEITPRLAEEGMRVFDAYLGLYLPPYLPKRASPKGD; the protein is encoded by the coding sequence ATGTCGCGTACCGCCACCGCCCGCAAGCCGCGCGCCAGCAGCCAGCTGCGCATCGCAGCGATTCTCGACGCCGCCCGCGCCCTCCTGGCCGAGCAGGGCGTGGCCAACCTGTCGATCTACAGCGTTGCAGAACGCGCGGAGATGCCGCCCTCCTCCGTCTACCACTTCTTCTCCAGCGTGCCGGCCATCCTCGAAGCCCTCACCGCGGATATCCACGCAGACTTCCGCGCCTGCCTGCAGCAGCCCATCGCGCACGGCGGCCTGCGCCAATGGCACGACCTTTCGCGAGTGGTGGAAGAACGCATGCTGTCGATCTATGCCGGCGACGCCGCGGCGCGCCAACTGATCCTCGCCCAGCACGGCCTCACCGAAGTCACCCAGGCAGACCGCCAGCACGACATCGAACTGGGCCGGCTGATGCATGCGCTCTTCGAGCGCCACTTCGAGCTGCCAGTGCTGCCCGAGGATGTGGACGTTTTCGCCTTGGCCATGGAACTGGGCGACCGCGTCTACGCCCGCTCGGTCCAGCTGCACGGCGAGATCACCCCGCGCCTGGCCGAGGAAGGCATGCGTGTGTTCGATGCCTACCTGGGTTTGTACCTGCCGCCCTACCTGCCGAAGCGCGCCTCGCCCAAGGGCGACTGA
- a CDS encoding gamma-glutamyl-gamma-aminobutyrate hydrolase family protein, with product MPRLPLIGVTACTREIGPQTYHIAGDKYVRAVAVGAGGVPLVIPALAELMNQSTLLASLDGLLFTGSPSNVEPHHYEGPASAPGTRHDPARDRTTLPLVRAAVAAGIPVLGICRGFQEMNVAFGGTLHQRVHEVEGYMDHREPADEPLDVQYAPRHRLQVQPGGMLDGIGLPSEIQVNSIHGQGVERLAPGLRVEALAPDGLVEAFSVEGARRFALGVQWHPEWQVRTNPNYLAIFQAFGEACREKAGQR from the coding sequence ATGCCTCGCCTGCCGCTGATCGGCGTAACCGCTTGCACCAGAGAAATCGGTCCTCAGACCTATCATATAGCTGGTGACAAGTATGTTCGTGCGGTAGCGGTCGGAGCTGGCGGTGTGCCGCTGGTTATTCCGGCCCTGGCTGAACTAATGAACCAATCGACCCTTCTGGCCAGCCTGGACGGTCTTCTCTTTACCGGCTCCCCGTCCAATGTGGAGCCCCATCATTATGAAGGCCCCGCGTCCGCGCCAGGCACCCGACACGATCCCGCCCGGGATCGCACTACTCTGCCGCTGGTCCGAGCCGCTGTTGCCGCCGGCATTCCCGTCCTGGGCATTTGCCGGGGATTCCAGGAAATGAACGTGGCCTTCGGCGGCACCCTGCATCAGCGCGTGCATGAAGTAGAAGGATACATGGATCACCGCGAGCCGGCCGACGAGCCGCTCGACGTGCAATACGCTCCCCGTCACCGGTTGCAGGTGCAGCCAGGTGGCATGCTCGACGGCATCGGCTTGCCGTCCGAGATTCAAGTCAACTCCATTCATGGCCAGGGCGTTGAACGTCTGGCGCCGGGCCTGCGTGTAGAGGCTCTGGCGCCCGATGGGTTGGTCGAGGCCTTTTCGGTCGAAGGCGCCAGGCGCTTTGCCTTAGGTGTGCAATGGCACCCCGAGTGGCAAGTACGGACCAACCCAAACTATCTCGCCATCTTCCAGGCCTTTGGTGAGGCTTGCAGGGAGAAGGCGGGGCAACGCTGA
- the ssuC gene encoding aliphatic sulfonate ABC transporter permease SsuC: MKLESILLRLAPCALPVVLLAIWQVAVETGLLSTRILPAPSAVLAAGWDLLSSGEIWTHLAISGWRAGIGFAIGGGLGLLLGFTTGLSKWGERLLDSSVQMIRNVPHLALIPLVILWFGIDESAKIFLVALGTLFPIYLNTYHGIRNVDPALVEMARSYGLSGFALFHQVILPGALPSILVGVRFALGFMWLTLIVAETISASSGIGYLAMNAREFLQTDVVVLAILLYAVLGKLADVAARGLERIWLRWHPAYQTKGGAA; the protein is encoded by the coding sequence ATGAAACTCGAATCCATACTTCTGCGCCTGGCGCCCTGTGCCTTGCCCGTGGTGCTGCTGGCGATCTGGCAGGTCGCGGTGGAAACCGGCCTGCTGTCTACCCGAATCCTGCCGGCGCCGAGCGCGGTGCTGGCGGCGGGCTGGGACCTGCTGTCCAGCGGTGAGATCTGGACTCACCTGGCCATCAGTGGCTGGCGTGCCGGGATTGGCTTCGCCATCGGCGGCGGCCTCGGCCTGCTGCTGGGCTTCACCACCGGCCTGTCGAAGTGGGGCGAGCGCCTGCTGGACAGCTCGGTGCAGATGATCCGCAACGTGCCGCACCTGGCGCTGATCCCGCTGGTGATCCTGTGGTTCGGCATCGATGAGTCGGCGAAGATTTTCCTGGTTGCCCTCGGCACCCTGTTCCCCATCTACCTCAACACCTACCACGGCATCCGTAACGTCGACCCGGCGTTGGTGGAAATGGCGCGCAGCTATGGGTTGTCCGGCTTCGCACTGTTCCACCAGGTCATCCTGCCCGGCGCGCTGCCCTCGATCCTGGTGGGCGTGCGTTTCGCCCTCGGCTTCATGTGGCTGACGCTGATCGTCGCCGAGACGATTTCCGCCAGCTCCGGCATCGGCTATCTGGCGATGAACGCCCGCGAGTTCCTGCAGACCGATGTGGTGGTACTGGCGATCCTGCTCTACGCGGTGCTCGGCAAGCTGGCCGACGTGGCGGCCCGTGGCCTCGAACGTATCTGGCTGCGCTGGCACCCGGCCTACCAGACCAAGGGAGGTGCCGCATGA